The genomic interval CCGCAAACAGGACAAAACTCCGGTCTTTTTATCGGCGTTTCACTTCCATTTCTGCGCGCACCGAAAACGCCTGTGATTTTAGGAATTACATCGCCGCTTCGTATTATACTTACGATATCGCCTTTCATAAGCCCAAGACGCGCGATTTCATCGAAATTGTGAAGTGTGGCGTTTCGCACTGTTGCGCCATCTATATTTACAGGCTCCAAAACTCCTACGGGCGTGATTACACCTGTGCGGCCGACTTGTAAATTTATATCGATAAGTTTAGTCGCTTTTTCGACAGGCGGAAATTTATACGCGACCATAAAGCGTGGAAATTTAATTGTATAACCCATATTTTCACATTTTGTAAGTTCATTTATACGAATTACCATTCCATCCATTAAAATATCTTTACGTTCTCGCATTTCGTGTAAATCCACATAGGCTTTTCTTAAATCCGTTAAAGAAGCGCAAACTCTTACAAAATCATCTTTTAAAAAGCCTAAATTTCGCACAAACTCCATAATTTCACTGTGTTTTTTAAAATTTAGAGAATTTTCTCCGACATCCCAAGGAAAAAATTTTAAATGGCGCGATTTTACCACGGCGCTGTCAAGTTGGCGAAGACTTCCGGCTGCCGCATTTCTAGGATTTGCAAAAAGATTTTCACCGCTGTTTGCACGCTCATCATTAAGTGCGTCAAAGTCACTTTTAGCGATTACGACTTCGCCTCTGATTTCAATTTTTTCTTTATAATCGATTTGCAAAGGAATAGAGTTAATAACTTTCACATTTTGCGTTACATTTTCGCCTGTTTCACCATTTCCGCGCGTTCCTGCCGAAATTAAAACGCCGTTTTCATAAGTTAAATTTAAACTTGCTCCGTCAAATTTCGGCTCAACGAAAAATTCCAAACCTGCTTTTTCGCCGCGTTCAAGCCAAGCCAAAAGCTCGTTATCATCAAAAATATCCTCCATAGACCACATTTTCGCTTTGTGATTTATCTTTTCAAAACCTTCGCTTACGGCATCTCCCACGCGATTAGTAGGCGAATAGGAAACTTTTAAATCAGGAAACTCATTTTCAAAAGTTTCGACTTTTTTATAAAGCACGTCATATTCGATGTCCGTAGCTAAAGGATTATCTTGCGTATAATAAGCTTTTGCCCATATATTGAGCATTTCCACCGCTTTTAGATATTCGGCTTCGCTCATATGATTTCCTTATTTAAAAACTCTTTAATTTTACTGAGGCTATCTTGCTCCTGTTTCGGCAAAATAAGTTCGATTTTTTTCCAAATTTCAGGTTTGAAGCAGTTTTGCAAACACTCGCTGCATTTCGGTTTTTTAGCAATCGGGCATGTTAAAAATTTTTCATTTATCTCAAAAAGCAGTTCTTCGCACTCTTTACAAAGCTCATACGGAAGTTCGCCTAAAAATTCGCCTTTGTAATTCAGCTGCAAACTTCCGCTTAATTTTGAACCTTTGCCGAATTTATCATTGCAAAATTTTTGCAGCAACTCTATATAATGTGAATTTTCCTGTATAAATTTATCTTTTGTCATATGAATTTCTTTAACGCTGCTTCATAATCTTGCTTTGTATCAATGCCGATACTTGCGGTTTTTATTTCGCACATTGCGATTTTTTTAGCGTTTGATAGTGCGCGAAGCTGTTCCAGTTTTTCCGTATTTTCCAAAATAGAAGGCGCAAAAGCGCAAAATTCACGCAAATTTTTAACGCTGTAGGCATAAATGCCGATATGTCCGAAATAATCGTGAAATTCCGCTCTTGGATATGGTATCGGCGCGCGACTGAAATATATCGCATTTTCAAATTTATCAAGCACGACTTTCACAAGATTCGGATTTTCGGCATCTTCATCACTTACTTTTTTGTAACAACTTGCCATAAAAGCTTCGTTTGAAGTAATTTTTCTAGCGGCAAAATCTTTAAATTTACGCAAATTTTCAGACTCGAAAAAAGGCTCATCGGCTTGAACATTGATTATTATTTCGTCATCTTTAATACCGAAATTTTGCACCGCTTCATTTATTCTATCGGTGCCGCTTTGATGATTTTTATCCGTCATAATCGCTTTAAATTCATATTTTCGGGCTATTTTAAGCACTTTTTCGTCATCTACTGCAATCAGCACATCGTCCACTTTTGAAGCGTTTTTTGCTGTCGCTATAAACATCGGCATACCTTTTATATCACATAAAATTTTATCTTTAAAACGCGTTGAAGCTAGTCTGGCAGGAATTACTATCATTTTTTTATCCATTCTATAATTTTATTTTTTATTTCATTTTGTTCTGCGATATCTTTGTGAATTTCACTTCTTTCGAAAAGCGATGAAATACTTTTTGGAATTTTAACATTAAATTTTTCCGCAAGAGCATTCATTTCGCTTTTTTCATCGCTTTTCATACCACCATTTATCGCTTTTACCATCGATGGTGTAAATTTCAACCATTCGGCGGTCGATACGATTAAATTTTTCCCGTTTTCATTTATCAGTTTAAAACAATTTGCGGTGTGAGGATCGATTAAAATTCCTTTTTCACTTACTTTTTTAATTATTTCAGAGCACTCTTCATCATTTGAAAAGCCCGCTTTAAAATCATTTTTAAGCTCTTTCAGTTCATCATCCGTAAGCTTATAAAATCTGTTTTCCTTTAAATCTCTCATAAGTTCGCGCGTTCTGATATCGCCGAATTTATCAAACAAAAGCCGCTCAACATTCGAACTTATTAAAATATCCATAGCCGGGCTCATCGTCTTGATAAGCGAACGCTTTCTTAAATCATAAATGCCTTTTGTAAAAAGCTCTGTCAAGACATTGTTTGCATTTGAAGCAATACGGATATCTGCGATATTCGCACCCATTTTTTTAGCATAATACGCTCCAAGCGCATTTCCGAAATTTCCGCTTGGCACGATTACATTGAAATTTCGCCCTTTAAAATGCAGATTTGCAAACAGATAATATATGATTTGAAATAAAATTCGTCCGAAATTTACAGAGTTTGCGGCGCTCAATTTTAAACCGTTTGCAGCAAGCTCATCTTTAAATTCATTATCGGCTAAAAGATTTTTCAATGCTCTTTGCGCATCATCGAAATTTCCTTTTATACCTATAGTTTTCAGATTTTTGGCATCCGCATTTACCATTTGAAGTCTTTGCACTTCGCTTGTGCCGTTTTTAGGATATAGACAAATTACGCGCGTGTTTTTTGCATTTGCAAAAGTTTGTAATGTAGCAGGTCCTGTATCGCCGCTTGTAGCACACATTATCAGATAATTTTCTTTGCGCGAAACGGCGATTTTGCTTAAAATTTCACCGAAAGGCTGAAGTGCCATATCCTTAAAAGCTCTTGTAGGTCCATGATAAAGCTCCAGAATTTCACAGTTTTCGCTGAATTTTGTAAATTTTACAGGGCATTTTTGATCATCAAAATTTTTATATCTTTTAAGTGCTTCCGCAAAAATTTCGCCTGAAATATCAAAACCGAATTTTTCTATAACCTTTAAAGCAAAATCTCTGTAACTTAAATTTTCGCTCTCCTGCCAAAATTTCTTATCGCATACAGGCAAAATTTCAGGCGCGTAAAGTCCGCCGAAAGCCGCACTCGGATTTAAAAGCGCTTCTGAAAATTCAACACTGTCTTTTGTATCTCTTGTAGAAAAAAGCTTCATAATATCTCCTTAATAAATCACCGTTATTTTATCTTTAAAAATTTCATTTAAATTTAAAAAATTTTGCAAAGATAAATTTTCGTAACCGTCTATAAAAATTTCGCACTCTTTATGCTGCCTTAAAAATTTTAAAACATCGTCATCACAATCCACCAGATAAAAACTCTTTTCATATCGATAAAGTTTATCTTTAAATATTTCCATCAAATCGCAATCCAACGTTTTTCCGCTTGAAAGCATCAAATTTAAAGCTGCATCAAACGGTGAAATATTTCTCACGGTAAGGTTCAGCTCTTCTTTTCGCTTTTGAAGTTTTACTCTGTTTTCTATACTGAAAATTTTAAAACCGAAATCCGTGTTTTTTTCTGTTTTTATTTTTGCAGCCGCTCTTTTCACGCGTTTTACAGTTATATCGCTGATAACAGGAATTTTACTTTTCAATTCGTTCTTACAAAAATCATAAGCCGTTTTTGATTTTTGTTCATCGATTTTTTCATTGATCTGCATTAAAATAAATTTTCTGTTTCCGCCGTCTTCGGCATTTAATTCCATAACAGCGTGCACTGTAGTACCGCTTCCTGCGAAGAAGTCTAAAATTATATCGTTATCATTTGAATTAGTGTATAAATTAATCATTTGTTTTATCAATTTTACTGGTTTTGGATAATCAAAAACAACTTTTTTATTAAACATTTTTTAAAAAACTTCTTTCACCATACTGCCGATTCCGTTATCAGTAAAAAGCTCCAAAAGTATAGAATGAGGAATTTTACCGTTTATTATATGAGCATTTTTAACTCCATTTTCTATACATTCTACGCAAGCATCAATTTTCGGAATCATTCCACCGCTTATCGTGCCGTCTTTTTTGAGATTTTCGATTAAATTCGGATTTAATTTGCTTATCAGTTCGCCGTTTTTATCCAAAACGCCGTCAATATCACTCAAAAATACGATTTTATCCGCTTTTAAAGCGCTTGCGATTTTGCTTGCGCAAAGATCGGCGTTTATATTGAAAGTTTCGTTTTTTTCGTTTGCAGCGATAGGCGCTATTACAGGTATATAATCATTTGTAAGTAAATCTTTTAAAAAATTTACATTTACGTTTTTTATTTCGCCTACAAAGCCGTATTTTCCGCCGCTTAAAACTTCAGCTTCAAGCAGATTCGCGTCTTTTCCGCAAATGCCGATCGCTTTTGCGCCGTTTTGATTTAAAAGTGCCGTGATTTGTTTATTTACGGCGCCACTTAGCACCATTTCCACGATTTCAATACTTTTTTTATCTGTTATTCTAAGGCCATCTGCAAACTCGCTTTTAACGCCCAAAAGATCCAATGTCTGATTTATTTTTTTGCCGCCGCCGTGAATAATTATGATTTTTATGCCGACCATATGCAAAAGTACAATATCGCGAGCGAAATTAAGTTTCAAATTATCATCAGTCTGCGCTGCGCCGCCGTATTTTATAACAAAAATCTTATCTCTGAACTTGCGTATATAAGGTAGTGCTGAGATTATTACTTCAGCCGTTTTTGATTTTTTTATCATAAAATTTCCTTTTTATAAAAGTTTTTATTTTATCAAATTTTGGCTAATGTATTGTTGAAGCTCTGTTTTAAAATTTTCGCTTATTTTTGTCTCCTGTATGATTACCGAAAATTTAAACTTGAAATTTTGCATTTTTACGAAATCTTTTTCAGTAGTTAAAATGCTTGTAGCGCCGTATTTTTGCACGATTTTCTCAAGTTCTTTTTCGTTAAATTCGTAATGATCCCTAAAAAACACCTGCGCCGCTGTTTTATTAAAAAATTCGCTCAAACGATTCGGCTTCGCAATCGCTGTAATCAACACCATTTTCGGCGTTTCATTTATGATTTTTGAGTTATATTTTATATCATTTTGATTTGGAATGAAATCGGCATAGCGATAAAAAAATTCAGGATATCTCCATGCGCCGCTTGGAAGTATGAAATTCAGCTTCGGCGCGATATTCGGACGTAACAAAATATCAAATTTTAAAATATCGAATTTTGAAAATCCGTCATCCAGTAAAATAAGCTTTGCGCCTAAATTTTTCGCATAATTTATAGCAATTTTGCGATTTTCACTTACAATGACATTTGAATTTTTAAGCTTTGTCGCAAAAAGCATTGCTTCATCGCCGCTTTTATCGATATCACATAAAATTTCGCCATCTTTAGCAACTAAAACTAATCCCTTACTTTTTCTGGCATAACCGCGCAAAATTATAAACGTTTTAAACTTTGGTGAAAACTCATT from Campylobacter hominis ATCC BAA-381 carries:
- the ligA gene encoding NAD-dependent DNA ligase LigA; the encoded protein is MSEAEYLKAVEMLNIWAKAYYTQDNPLATDIEYDVLYKKVETFENEFPDLKVSYSPTNRVGDAVSEGFEKINHKAKMWSMEDIFDDNELLAWLERGEKAGLEFFVEPKFDGASLNLTYENGVLISAGTRGNGETGENVTQNVKVINSIPLQIDYKEKIEIRGEVVIAKSDFDALNDERANSGENLFANPRNAAAGSLRQLDSAVVKSRHLKFFPWDVGENSLNFKKHSEIMEFVRNLGFLKDDFVRVCASLTDLRKAYVDLHEMRERKDILMDGMVIRINELTKCENMGYTIKFPRFMVAYKFPPVEKATKLIDINLQVGRTGVITPVGVLEPVNIDGATVRNATLHNFDEIARLGLMKGDIVSIIRSGDVIPKITGVFGARRNGSETPIKRPEFCPVCGSRLLVEDIFIRCQNLTCKARIVNSLIYFCSKKCMNIDGLGEAIINTLFEKGKIINISDIYTLKADDLEGLEGFKDKKISNLLASIENSRISPLYRFITALGIEHIGEVAARKIAEIFGENWLNASFDEILKIDGFGEAMAKSFVGFCEINREKIENLLSFLHLSAQKTEISQNVFTKKTVVITGTLSISRDEMKEKLIKMGANVTNSVSKKTDFVLFGKDAGSKLEKAKMLGVKAISEDEFKEML
- a CDS encoding nitrous oxide-stimulated promoter family protein, with protein sequence MTKDKFIQENSHYIELLQKFCNDKFGKGSKLSGSLQLNYKGEFLGELPYELCKECEELLFEINEKFLTCPIAKKPKCSECLQNCFKPEIWKKIELILPKQEQDSLSKIKEFLNKEII
- the kdsB gene encoding 3-deoxy-manno-octulosonate cytidylyltransferase, with the protein product MIVIPARLASTRFKDKILCDIKGMPMFIATAKNASKVDDVLIAVDDEKVLKIARKYEFKAIMTDKNHQSGTDRINEAVQNFGIKDDEIIINVQADEPFFESENLRKFKDFAARKITSNEAFMASCYKKVSDEDAENPNLVKVVLDKFENAIYFSRAPIPYPRAEFHDYFGHIGIYAYSVKNLREFCAFAPSILENTEKLEQLRALSNAKKIAMCEIKTASIGIDTKQDYEAALKKFI
- the thrC gene encoding threonine synthase, with the protein product MKLFSTRDTKDSVEFSEALLNPSAAFGGLYAPEILPVCDKKFWQESENLSYRDFALKVIEKFGFDISGEIFAEALKRYKNFDDQKCPVKFTKFSENCEILELYHGPTRAFKDMALQPFGEILSKIAVSRKENYLIMCATSGDTGPATLQTFANAKNTRVICLYPKNGTSEVQRLQMVNADAKNLKTIGIKGNFDDAQRALKNLLADNEFKDELAANGLKLSAANSVNFGRILFQIIYYLFANLHFKGRNFNVIVPSGNFGNALGAYYAKKMGANIADIRIASNANNVLTELFTKGIYDLRKRSLIKTMSPAMDILISSNVERLLFDKFGDIRTRELMRDLKENRFYKLTDDELKELKNDFKAGFSNDEECSEIIKKVSEKGILIDPHTANCFKLINENGKNLIVSTAEWLKFTPSMVKAINGGMKSDEKSEMNALAEKFNVKIPKSISSLFERSEIHKDIAEQNEIKNKIIEWIKK
- a CDS encoding DNA methyltransferase, with amino-acid sequence MFNKKVVFDYPKPVKLIKQMINLYTNSNDNDIILDFFAGSGTTVHAVMELNAEDGGNRKFILMQINEKIDEQKSKTAYDFCKNELKSKIPVISDITVKRVKRAAAKIKTEKNTDFGFKIFSIENRVKLQKRKEELNLTVRNISPFDAALNLMLSSGKTLDCDLMEIFKDKLYRYEKSFYLVDCDDDVLKFLRQHKECEIFIDGYENLSLQNFLNLNEIFKDKITVIY
- the argB gene encoding acetylglutamate kinase, whose protein sequence is MIKKSKTAEVIISALPYIRKFRDKIFVIKYGGAAQTDDNLKLNFARDIVLLHMVGIKIIIIHGGGKKINQTLDLLGVKSEFADGLRITDKKSIEIVEMVLSGAVNKQITALLNQNGAKAIGICGKDANLLEAEVLSGGKYGFVGEIKNVNVNFLKDLLTNDYIPVIAPIAANEKNETFNINADLCASKIASALKADKIVFLSDIDGVLDKNGELISKLNPNLIENLKKDGTISGGMIPKIDACVECIENGVKNAHIINGKIPHSILLELFTDNGIGSMVKEVF
- a CDS encoding tetraacyldisaccharide 4'-kinase, which codes for MLKNDFFLWGEKYFYAPDLFQISLAILLLPFSFIYFCVVCLNKFFAKPENFGIPIISVGNLTLGGNGKTPLTMAIFNEFSPKFKTFIILRGYARKSKGLVLVAKDGEILCDIDKSGDEAMLFATKLKNSNVIVSENRKIAINYAKNLGAKLILLDDGFSKFDILKFDILLRPNIAPKLNFILPSGAWRYPEFFYRYADFIPNQNDIKYNSKIINETPKMVLITAIAKPNRLSEFFNKTAAQVFFRDHYEFNEKELEKIVQKYGATSILTTEKDFVKMQNFKFKFSVIIQETKISENFKTELQQYISQNLIK